A section of the Campylobacter lanienae NCTC 13004 genome encodes:
- the flhF gene encoding flagellar biosynthesis protein FlhF has protein sequence MATVLKTFTGESAIEALKKAKEECGESAMLVTTKQIQPKTLNKKPLYEILVSVEENQPPKSTDEKGKQAQINQIQKQIAAYTLSSNQPPEPNKFNQNNPIEQPKKDSNDILLNISQAAKEISKVAGVSNETSDKGLEYDKKIDEVAKEVNKLNQKISMIADMIWDDRSENRDDIIIPPEFATIYKLAKQSGMKSEHLKGIMQATIENMPSSMKSNPTTVKRYFYSLLRNMLPCRSESFDNKKQRIMMLVGPTGVGKTTTLSKLAYKFAHGDQIRYKTGIITLDTYRLGAVEQLFQYAKIMNIPILDAIEPEDFRSAIKSLSNCDLILVDTMGSSQYDREKLVRLHTFLKECGSKVDVSLVVSAGSKIDDLLEIYNNFSSLDIDTLIITKFDETKIFGNIFSLIYETGVPVSFFSTGQNVPDDIMEAKSEFLVGCVLDGFKGDE, from the coding sequence ATGGCTACAGTTTTAAAGACTTTTACAGGAGAGAGTGCGATAGAAGCACTAAAAAAGGCCAAAGAGGAGTGTGGCGAGAGTGCTATGCTAGTAACTACTAAGCAAATTCAGCCTAAAACCTTAAACAAAAAACCTCTATATGAGATTTTAGTAAGTGTAGAAGAGAATCAACCACCAAAAAGCACTGATGAAAAGGGCAAGCAAGCTCAAATCAATCAAATTCAAAAGCAGATCGCAGCCTACACACTAAGCTCAAATCAGCCCCCAGAGCCAAATAAATTTAATCAAAATAACCCAATAGAACAACCCAAAAAAGATAGCAACGATATTTTGCTTAATATCTCACAAGCTGCTAAGGAGATTAGCAAAGTAGCTGGTGTTAGCAACGAGACGAGCGATAAGGGCTTAGAATATGATAAAAAGATAGATGAAGTAGCAAAAGAGGTTAATAAACTCAACCAAAAAATCTCTATGATAGCTGATATGATATGGGATGATAGGTCTGAAAATCGTGATGATATCATTATTCCGCCGGAATTTGCTACTATATATAAACTAGCTAAGCAAAGCGGGATGAAAAGCGAGCATTTAAAAGGCATAATGCAAGCTACAATCGAGAATATGCCATCATCTATGAAGAGCAATCCAACCACGGTAAAGCGATATTTTTACTCACTTTTGCGCAATATGCTACCTTGTAGAAGTGAGAGCTTTGATAATAAAAAGCAAAGAATTATGATGTTAGTAGGTCCTACTGGCGTAGGCAAGACTACGACACTTTCAAAACTAGCCTATAAATTTGCTCATGGCGATCAGATCAGATATAAAACAGGGATTATAACCCTTGATACATATAGGCTTGGGGCGGTTGAGCAGCTGTTTCAATATGCTAAGATTATGAATATACCGATACTTGACGCGATTGAGCCTGAGGATTTTAGATCAGCTATTAAGAGCTTATCAAATTGCGATTTAATCTTAGTTGATACGATGGGAAGTAGTCAATATGATAGAGAGAAGTTGGTGCGACTTCATACATTTTTAAAAGAGTGCGGTAGCAAGGTTGATGTGAGTTTGGTGGTATCAGCTGGGTCAAAAATCGATGATTTATTGGAGATTTATAATAACTTTTCATCTTTGGATATTGATACTTTGATTATTACTAAATTTGATGAAACTAAGATATTTGGCAATATATTCTCTCTTATTTATGAAACGGGCGTGCCTGTTAGCTTCTTTTCAACTGGGCAAAATGTCCCTGATGATATTATGGAGGCTAAAAGCGAGTTTTTGGTTGGTTGTGTTTTAGATGGATTTAAAGGAGATGAGTGA
- the sppA gene encoding signal peptide peptidase SppA has protein sequence MRILNLILSPIKGLLKFINNYFKSMIFVLIVILIVANSSNSNRANLMEISLNGAILDDKELLAQIELAKDPAIKGVLLNINSPGGDMSASVAISDAISSLKALKPVLAYASGTMASGSYYAAIGANEIYANRGSFIGSIGVILQAPNIEKLADKIGISAQVVKAGEYKESGTYTRKWSQSERDELQRLVDRSYELFTTDVANARNLDLNRSNEWADARVFLASEALNLGLIDKISTYDEAKSRLKELSQVELDIWYEAPAIERFMSGIAKQSANLITNSLNQKSVLWQW, from the coding sequence ATGCGAATTTTAAATTTAATCTTATCACCTATTAAAGGGCTTTTGAAATTTATCAATAACTATTTTAAAAGTATGATTTTTGTGCTTATTGTCATTTTGATTGTTGCAAATAGCTCTAATTCTAATAGGGCAAATTTAATGGAGATATCGCTAAATGGAGCTATCTTGGATGATAAGGAGCTTTTAGCTCAAATAGAACTAGCCAAAGACCCAGCTATCAAAGGGGTACTACTCAATATCAATAGCCCTGGTGGCGATATGAGCGCAAGTGTAGCCATTAGCGATGCTATTAGCTCACTAAAAGCCTTAAAGCCGGTGCTAGCATACGCTAGCGGGACAATGGCTAGTGGTAGCTACTACGCAGCCATTGGTGCAAACGAAATTTATGCTAATCGTGGAAGTTTCATAGGCTCAATCGGCGTTATCTTACAAGCCCCAAATATAGAGAAATTAGCTGATAAAATCGGCATTAGCGCCCAAGTAGTAAAGGCTGGTGAGTATAAAGAGTCAGGCACCTATACTAGAAAGTGGAGCCAAAGCGAAAGAGATGAATTGCAAAGATTGGTAGATAGGAGCTATGAGCTATTTACTACAGATGTGGCAAATGCTAGGAATTTAGATCTTAATCGCTCTAATGAGTGGGCCGATGCTAGAGTATTTTTAGCTAGTGAGGCTCTAAATTTAGGCCTAATAGACAAGATCTCAACCTACGATGAGGCCAAATCTAGGCTAAAAGAGCTTAGTCAAGTGGAGCTAGATATATGGTATGAAGCCCCAGCAATAGAGCGTTTCATGAGTGGTATCGCAAAACAAAGCGCAAATTTAATCACAAACTCATTAAACCAAAAGAGCGTATTATGGCAGTGGTAA
- the folK gene encoding 2-amino-4-hydroxy-6-hydroxymethyldihydropteridine diphosphokinase — protein sequence MDRICVDGARMLLRSRYFPNEFNPQAPHKYTAIIGLGGNIGNTAKIFDRFLNLILKDRRFAIIQSSPMLVNKAFGYVSRDYINAVIILKTSLYAKEILRIMQHFEKRFKRTREFRNSPRTLDLDILYFSAKSYNNKILTLPHPGANSRASVFIPLGLMKGV from the coding sequence ATGGATAGAATTTGCGTTGATGGGGCTAGGATGTTGCTTAGGAGTAGGTATTTTCCTAATGAATTTAACCCGCAAGCCCCGCACAAATATACCGCTATCATCGGTCTTGGTGGCAATATCGGTAACACAGCAAAGATATTTGATAGATTTTTAAATTTGATTTTAAAAGATAGGAGATTTGCTATAATCCAAAGCTCGCCAATGTTGGTAAATAAGGCATTTGGGTATGTTAGTAGGGATTATATAAATGCTGTTATAATCCTTAAAACTTCTTTATACGCTAAAGAAATTTTAAGGATTATGCAGCATTTTGAAAAGAGATTTAAACGCACTAGGGAGTTTAGAAATTCGCCAAGAACTTTGGACTTGGATATACTATATTTTAGTGCTAAGAGTTATAATAATAAGATTTTAACCTTGCCACATCCAGGGGCTAATAGCAGGGCGAGTGTATTTATCCCATTGGGTCTTATGAAAGGAGTATGA
- the mqnF gene encoding aminofutalosine deaminase family hydrolase, which translates to MKILKAKFIILCNESLDILENSAIAFSDKIEKIAKFDELINEYKDAQILDFSDDIAMPALINPHIHLEYSSNKTTLDYGDFLLWLRSIIANSNKFDNSDKISDIQNAIDTQLRAGVGTIGEISSFGLSASLCAKSAIRTIYFSEILGSNAAILDKQWDGFLSRFKVANELKSDLFIPAISVHSPYSTHIDLAKKAINLAKNSDMMISTHFMESLDEKLWLEGGSGGFSKFFKEFNNLAKPFYTPSEFIELFSGVRTLFIHSVFAKDYLNLMDKSLHSIVTCPVSNRLLSAKFDLSNALKNGINISLGTDGLSSNISLNLWDELRAMLITHSDMDLSDLAKFAIKSVTINPAKAMGLNLGQIKVGNIADIAIFDGFDASDTNQLYINLILHTKSAKSLYIKGKKCEF; encoded by the coding sequence ATGAAAATATTAAAAGCTAAATTTATAATTTTGTGTAATGAAAGCCTAGATATATTAGAAAATTCCGCCATCGCATTTAGCGACAAAATCGAAAAAATCGCCAAATTTGATGAGCTAATAAATGAGTATAAAGATGCTCAAATCCTAGATTTTAGCGATGATATCGCTATGCCAGCTCTCATTAATCCGCACATCCATCTAGAGTATAGTAGCAACAAAACTACGCTAGATTATGGCGATTTTTTGCTATGGTTAAGAAGCATTATCGCAAATAGCAATAAATTTGATAATAGCGATAAAATTTCAGATATCCAAAACGCTATTGATACTCAGCTTAGAGCTGGTGTAGGCACGATCGGCGAGATTTCTAGCTTTGGGCTTAGTGCGAGCTTATGCGCTAAATCTGCTATTAGAACTATATATTTTAGTGAAATTTTAGGCTCAAATGCGGCAATTTTAGATAAGCAATGGGATGGGTTTTTAAGCCGTTTCAAGGTCGCAAATGAGCTAAAAAGCGATCTTTTCATCCCTGCTATTAGCGTTCATTCGCCCTACTCTACTCATATAGATTTAGCTAAAAAAGCTATAAATTTAGCCAAAAATTCAGATATGATGATCTCTACACACTTTATGGAAAGCCTAGATGAGAAGCTTTGGTTAGAGGGTGGTAGTGGTGGATTTAGCAAATTTTTTAAAGAGTTTAATAATCTTGCTAAGCCATTTTATACTCCAAGTGAATTTATAGAGCTTTTTAGCGGTGTTCGCACGCTATTTATCCACTCTGTTTTTGCTAAAGATTATCTAAATTTAATGGATAAATCACTTCATTCTATTGTTACTTGTCCTGTTTCTAATAGGCTTTTAAGTGCTAAATTTGATCTATCAAACGCCCTTAAAAATGGTATCAATATCTCACTTGGCACAGATGGATTAAGCTCAAATATCAGCTTAAATCTCTGGGATGAGCTAAGGGCAATGCTAATAACTCATAGCGATATGGATTTAAGCGACCTAGCCAAATTCGCTATAAAATCAGTCACCATAAATCCCGCCAAAGCTATGGGATTAAATCTTGGTCAAATAAAGGTTGGCAATATCGCTGATATAGCTATTTTCGATGGATTTGATGCTAGTGATACCAATCAATTATATATAAATCTCATCCTTCACACCAAATCTGCTAAATCACTATATATAAAAGGAAAAAAATGCGAATTTTAA
- a CDS encoding UbiX family flavin prenyltransferase, with translation MKLIVAISGASGAHLGIKLANTTLNLGIDTTLIITQNAKLSIQKEHLSVKIADGAQIYDNSDISAPPASGSAMYDAMIVAPCSINTLAKISCAISDNLLLRAASVMIKERRNLVLGVRETPLSAISLRQMADLASIGVGIAPPILGYYTNPSTIDEAENFIIAKWLDNLHIKHNLMRRWNG, from the coding sequence GTGAAATTAATAGTCGCAATAAGTGGAGCTAGCGGGGCTCATCTTGGGATTAAACTAGCTAATACCACGCTAAATTTGGGTATAGATACAACTCTTATTATCACGCAAAATGCGAAGCTATCAATACAAAAAGAGCATTTAAGCGTTAAAATTGCTGATGGCGCTCAAATCTATGATAATAGCGATATCTCCGCACCACCAGCTAGTGGCTCGGCTATGTATGATGCGATGATAGTTGCGCCTTGTTCTATAAATACCTTGGCTAAAATCAGTTGCGCAATAAGCGATAATCTACTCTTAAGAGCGGCATCTGTGATGATAAAAGAGCGTAGAAATTTAGTTCTAGGAGTGCGTGAGACGCCACTTAGTGCTATATCTCTTAGACAGATGGCTGATCTAGCTAGTATAGGCGTTGGGATAGCGCCACCAATTTTGGGCTATTATACTAATCCTAGCACCATTGATGAAGCTGAGAATTTCATCATAGCAAAATGGCTAGACAATCTACATATCAAACACAATCTAATGAGGCGATGGAATGGATAA
- a CDS encoding MOSC domain-containing protein — MAVVKSVNIGIIKDYGEFSSAMDKHSVSSIICDFNGVKDDNLSDTKHHGGVDKAVFANAFSNYKIFNKFANRSLNPGQMGENLTILDIDEKSVYIGDIHRIGSAILEVSQPRKPCAKLNKIIAPKISKFIFENGLSGWYYRVLKPGIITSGDKIEIISQNQNNLSIMELNMLFYAPKEHLNLIPKLQSTNIQNSWKDTITARLKGAYDDSYMYKI; from the coding sequence ATGGCAGTGGTAAAATCCGTAAATATAGGCATTATCAAAGATTATGGCGAGTTTAGCAGTGCGATGGATAAGCATAGTGTAAGTAGCATAATTTGTGATTTTAATGGCGTTAAAGATGATAATCTAAGCGATACAAAGCACCACGGCGGCGTGGATAAAGCTGTTTTTGCTAATGCTTTTAGCAACTATAAAATCTTTAATAAATTTGCTAATAGATCTCTAAATCCTGGCCAAATGGGTGAGAATTTAACCATCTTAGATATTGATGAAAAGAGCGTATATATCGGCGATATTCACCGCATTGGCTCAGCTATTTTAGAAGTTAGCCAACCTAGAAAGCCTTGTGCGAAATTAAACAAAATAATAGCCCCTAAAATCTCTAAATTTATCTTTGAAAATGGCCTTAGTGGCTGGTATTATAGAGTTTTAAAACCTGGCATAATCACAAGTGGCGATAAGATAGAGATAATATCTCAAAATCAAAATAATCTAAGCATAATGGAGCTAAATATGCTATTTTACGCCCCAAAAGAACATTTAAACCTCATCCCCAAACTCCAATCCACAAATATCCAAAATAGCTGGAAAGATACCATAACCGCCCGCCTAAAAGGAGCATATGATGATAGTTATATGTATAAGATATAG
- a CDS encoding RNA polymerase sigma factor FliA — MNYAKQKQLDIYKSQIKKEQDDLVIAYMPALKAMAYRLKSRLPSSVEVSDLISVGSEAMVRLSHSYDKSQNDNFWGYVKQRVYGSMLDYLRTLDNISRNSRKLVKDIDRLVDEYYNKHQSEPSDEYLAKTLNEDISKIKEARNLSDIASVLRLEDQYELLSEYNTEAQIEKDELIEHIKLILNEFSERDQMIIQLYYYEELSLKEISEILNITESRISQIHKRLITKIRERLGF, encoded by the coding sequence ATGAACTACGCAAAGCAAAAGCAGCTTGATATATATAAATCTCAAATTAAAAAAGAGCAAGATGATTTAGTAATTGCCTATATGCCAGCTCTAAAGGCTATGGCTTATAGACTTAAATCCCGTTTGCCTAGCTCGGTGGAAGTTAGCGATCTAATCAGCGTAGGGAGCGAAGCTATGGTAAGGCTAAGTCATAGTTATGACAAGAGTCAAAATGATAATTTTTGGGGTTATGTCAAGCAAAGGGTCTATGGCTCGATGTTAGATTACCTTCGCACTCTTGATAATATAAGTAGAAATAGCCGTAAATTAGTCAAAGATATAGATCGCTTAGTAGATGAATACTATAATAAACATCAAAGCGAACCAAGCGATGAATATCTCGCTAAAACCTTAAATGAAGATATAAGCAAGATCAAAGAGGCTAGGAATTTAAGCGATATAGCATCTGTTTTGCGTTTAGAAGATCAATATGAGTTATTAAGTGAGTATAATACAGAAGCACAGATAGAAAAAGATGAGCTAATAGAGCATATTAAATTGATTTTAAATGAATTTAGTGAGCGTGACCAGATGATAATCCAGCTATATTATTATGAAGAGTTGAGCTTAAAAGAGATAAGTGAAATTTTAAATATAACAGAGTCTAGGATTAGTCAAATTCACAAAAGACTTATAACCAAAATTAGAGAAAGGCTAGGCTTTTAA
- the aroQ gene encoding type II 3-dehydroquinate dehydratase: MKIMVIQGPNINMLGKRDRRIYGSMTMSDIHEQMKAVADQAGVGIEFFQSNFEGEIVDKIQECLGEFDGIIINPAAYTHTSIAIRDALAAVNLPTIEVHISNIYQREEFRHKSLIAPVCAGHIAGFGPIGYHLAIIGMLQIFEQLKRMESASQNA, translated from the coding sequence ATGAAAATAATGGTAATCCAAGGTCCAAATATCAATATGCTTGGCAAGAGAGATCGCAGAATATATGGCTCTATGACAATGAGCGATATACACGAACAGATGAAGGCAGTAGCGGATCAAGCTGGGGTTGGGATTGAGTTTTTTCAAAGCAATTTTGAGGGTGAAATAGTCGATAAAATTCAAGAGTGTTTGGGTGAATTTGATGGTATTATCATAAATCCAGCCGCTTATACTCATACTTCAATAGCCATTAGAGATGCCTTGGCAGCTGTAAATTTGCCTACTATTGAGGTTCATATTAGCAATATTTATCAAAGAGAGGAGTTTCGCCATAAGAGCTTAATAGCGCCTGTTTGTGCTGGGCATATCGCAGGATTTGGGCCAATTGGGTATCATTTAGCCATCATAGGTATGCTTCAAATTTTTGAGCAATTAAAGCGTATGGAGTCAGCTTCTCAAAATGCTTAA
- a CDS encoding glutathionylspermidine synthase family protein, protein MKLKKINPLDNGYLESIGFGWHTDLDGSRYIADELVSITDDEAEKFYEAANELYDMYVAAAKHVIDNDLFHELGIPFNLVDIIKASWENDVHWHIYGRFDLAGGIDGKPIKLIEFNADTPTSLFETAIIQWAMLKFNNINEAKQFNNLYEALVENFKRLITLEEDTSKFDEYYEGWKILFSSIAGNNEDENTTRLLEAAARDAGFECGFAFVDEVGFDDDEGIFWNEKNWEYWFKLIPWEMIAIDESDLALIIKNIINNQKAIILNPAYTLLFQSKGIMKILWDLYPNHPLLLQSSFEPLKGKKQVKKPFLAREGANVSIINSDGNIEAQNGGEYDNGKFLYQEFAEFAKDSNGDSYQAGVFFAFEGCALGFRKGKDIIDNYSKFVGHIIE, encoded by the coding sequence GTGAAACTAAAAAAGATTAATCCACTTGATAATGGATATTTAGAGAGTATCGGATTTGGCTGGCATACTGATCTAGATGGTAGTAGATATATCGCTGATGAGCTAGTATCCATCACAGATGATGAGGCCGAGAAATTCTATGAAGCAGCAAATGAGCTATATGATATGTATGTGGCTGCGGCAAAGCATGTGATCGATAATGATCTATTTCATGAGCTTGGAATTCCATTTAATCTAGTTGATATTATCAAAGCTAGTTGGGAAAATGATGTTCATTGGCATATATATGGTAGATTTGATCTTGCTGGCGGTATAGATGGTAAGCCTATTAAGCTTATTGAATTTAACGCTGATACGCCTACAAGTTTGTTTGAGACTGCGATTATACAATGGGCGATGCTGAAATTTAATAATATAAATGAAGCTAAGCAATTTAATAATCTATATGAAGCATTGGTGGAGAATTTCAAAAGATTAATCACCCTTGAAGAAGATACTAGCAAATTTGATGAGTATTATGAGGGGTGGAAGATTCTATTTAGCTCTATTGCTGGTAATAATGAAGATGAAAATACCACTAGATTGCTAGAAGCGGCCGCTAGGGACGCTGGGTTTGAGTGCGGTTTTGCTTTTGTGGATGAAGTTGGGTTTGATGATGATGAGGGGATATTTTGGAATGAGAAGAATTGGGAGTATTGGTTTAAGCTCATCCCTTGGGAGATGATAGCCATAGATGAGAGCGACCTAGCCTTAATAATCAAAAATATAATAAACAACCAAAAAGCCATAATCCTAAATCCCGCCTATACACTGCTATTTCAAAGCAAAGGAATTATGAAAATTTTATGGGATTTATACCCTAATCATCCGCTTTTATTACAAAGTAGCTTCGAGCCATTAAAAGGCAAAAAACAGGTCAAAAAGCCCTTTTTAGCTAGAGAAGGAGCAAATGTATCTATCATAAATAGCGATGGCAATATAGAAGCCCAAAATGGCGGTGAGTATGATAATGGCAAATTCCTATATCAAGAATTCGCTGAATTTGCCAAAGATAGTAACGGCGATAGCTATCAAGCTGGGGTGTTTTTTGCTTTTGAGGGGTGTGCTTTGGGCTTTAGAAAAGGCAAAGATATCATAGATAATTACTCTAAATTTGTAGGACATATAATAGAGTGA
- a CDS encoding MinD/ParA family protein — MDQADKLRELMIAQKIKKSTHFIAITSGKGGVGKSTVSANLANLLASSGYKIVLFDADIGLANLDVLLNVKINKNMLDVLKGECPLEDILIKVKPNLTLIPGESGDEIFKFNDQFLYEKFLNQASILKDVDFVIIDTGAGIGSSTQVFLEACDEIIVVTVPDPAAITDAYATIKVISKTKSDVFMLINQTRNEDEAQKIFQTIKIVADKNITHKLNLSLLGWLPSDKVVSKSIKQRALFTTDAPHSLATIQLKKAANNLLEKLERKVLDTSEDRSFAGFFKRLIEQF; from the coding sequence ATGGATCAAGCAGATAAATTAAGAGAGTTAATGATAGCTCAAAAGATCAAAAAATCAACCCATTTTATAGCCATCACTAGCGGAAAAGGCGGAGTAGGCAAATCCACAGTAAGTGCGAATTTGGCTAATCTTTTAGCATCTAGTGGATATAAAATAGTGCTATTTGATGCTGATATTGGGCTAGCGAATTTGGATGTTTTGTTAAATGTTAAAATCAATAAAAATATGCTAGATGTGTTAAAAGGCGAATGTCCGCTTGAAGATATATTGATCAAAGTTAAGCCAAATTTAACACTAATTCCAGGTGAGAGCGGAGATGAAATTTTTAAATTTAATGATCAATTTTTATATGAGAAGTTTTTAAATCAAGCATCAATTTTAAAAGATGTTGATTTTGTGATTATAGATACAGGGGCAGGGATTGGCTCTAGTACCCAAGTATTTTTAGAAGCGTGTGATGAGATTATAGTGGTTACTGTGCCTGATCCAGCGGCGATAACTGACGCTTATGCTACAATTAAAGTTATTTCTAAAACAAAAAGCGATGTTTTTATGCTAATTAATCAAACAAGAAACGAAGATGAAGCACAAAAGATATTCCAAACTATCAAAATAGTAGCTGACAAAAACATCACGCATAAACTAAATTTAAGCCTTTTAGGTTGGTTGCCAAGTGATAAGGTTGTATCAAAGAGCATTAAGCAAAGAGCATTATTTACCACTGATGCGCCGCACTCTCTAGCTACAATTCAGCTTAAAAAAGCGGCAAATAATCTACTTGAGAAATTGGAACGAAAAGTGCTTGATACTAGCGAAGATAGAAGTTTTGCTGGCTTTTTCAAGCGTTTAATAGAGCAGTTTTAA
- a CDS encoding M24 family metallopeptidase, with protein sequence MLNYILKDENAVYFECGYSCDNEIFIKFQNRGFFITDSRYAIEARSIITNSEVIESRDIIKSARLLLRSLGVRDMIYNPSDFSYFDFVNLSRDLHINFIAKNEFSKLKRQIKSSLEIEILKEAARLGASKFDELSQAISSGMSEKTINFKAENIFRDGGNLALSFNPITAINANAAKAHALPLDERIKSNDLLLVDAGVRYQRYCSDRTRTAEFKDGFKFTKEQKFSNSKQNEIYQIVKEAQNLAIKAVKPGVRACDIDAAARDFIAKNGYGECFFHSTGHGVGLDIHEFPIISPKSTTIIEPGMVFSVEPGIYIESEFGIRIEDVVVVTNDGCEVL encoded by the coding sequence ATGCTTAATTATATCTTAAAAGATGAAAATGCCGTATATTTCGAGTGCGGTTACAGCTGTGATAATGAGATTTTTATTAAATTCCAAAATAGGGGATTTTTCATAACAGATTCTAGATATGCGATTGAGGCTAGAAGTATTATAACAAATAGCGAAGTGATCGAATCAAGAGATATTATCAAAAGCGCAAGATTGCTACTAAGGAGTCTTGGGGTGCGTGATATGATCTATAACCCAAGCGATTTTAGCTATTTTGATTTTGTAAATCTTAGTCGTGATTTACATATAAATTTCATAGCTAAAAATGAATTTTCTAAGCTAAAAAGGCAGATAAAAAGTAGCTTAGAGATTGAAATTTTAAAAGAGGCAGCAAGACTTGGAGCTAGTAAATTTGATGAGTTATCGCAGGCGATAAGTAGTGGAATGAGCGAAAAAACGATAAATTTCAAGGCTGAAAATATATTTAGAGATGGTGGGAATTTAGCTCTTAGTTTTAATCCCATCACTGCTATAAACGCCAATGCCGCCAAGGCTCACGCTTTGCCACTTGATGAGCGGATAAAAAGCAATGATTTATTACTAGTAGATGCTGGAGTGAGGTATCAAAGATATTGCTCAGATCGCACTAGAACGGCGGAATTTAAAGATGGATTTAAATTTACAAAAGAGCAGAAATTTTCAAATTCAAAACAAAATGAAATTTATCAAATAGTAAAAGAAGCGCAAAATTTAGCTATCAAAGCAGTCAAACCAGGAGTTAGGGCGTGCGATATAGACGCAGCGGCTAGGGATTTTATAGCTAAAAATGGCTATGGGGAGTGCTTTTTTCACTCTACAGGGCATGGGGTTGGGCTTGATATACATGAGTTTCCGATAATCAGCCCTAAAAGCACAACTATCATAGAACCAGGGATGGTATTTAGCGTTGAGCCAGGAATTTATATAGAGAGTGAATTTGGCATAAGAATAGAAGATGTCGTAGTAGTAACTAATGATGGGTGTGAAGTGCTTTGA